The following proteins are co-located in the Ficedula albicollis isolate OC2 chromosome 27, FicAlb1.5, whole genome shotgun sequence genome:
- the FKBP10 gene encoding peptidyl-prolyl cis-trans isomerase FKBP10, with protein sequence MAVAPGSRCVLLLLLLDVLGAPALGDPGPLEDVVIDRYYIPKICLREAQMGDFIRYHYNGTFKDGKKFDSSYDRGATVAGVVGVGRLITGMDRGLQGMCVNERRHLIVPPHLGYGSIGVAGLIPPDATLYFDVVMLDIWNKNDKLQITTLSKPERCNRTVENSDFVRYHYNGTLLDGTPFDSSYSKGSTYDTYVGTGWLIKGMDQGLLGMCAGEKRSIIIPPFLAYGEKGYGTVIPPQASLVFSVLLVDFHNPKDGVFLEHLEVPESCKRRAVTGDFVRYHYNGTLMDGTLFDSSYSRNQTYNTYIGKGYIIPGMDQGLQGVCMGEQRRVVIPPHLAYGENGAGDKIPGSAVLIFDVHIIDFHNPADPVEIETVFRPEGCNVTTRNRDFVRYHYNCSLLDGTRLFSSHDYEKPQEVTLGANKVIEGLNSGLLHMCTGERRVLIVPPHLGHGESGARGVPGSAVLRFEVELISMEEGVPEGYLFIWHGEPPVNLYEQMDLDKDGGIPAEEFSTFIKTQVAEKKGRLMPSSDPEKVIADMFRNQDRNQDGKITPDELKLKSDEDQEKIHEEL encoded by the exons ATGGCCGTGGCCCCGGGTAGCCGCTgcgtcctcctcctcctcctcctggatGTCCTGGGGGCCCCGGCACTGGGCGACCCCGGCCCCTTAGAAGACGTGGTGATAGACAGATACTATATTCCCAAAATCTGCCTGAGGGAGGCGCAGATGGGGGATTTCATTCGCTACCACTACAATGGGACCTTTAAAGATGGCAAAAAGTTTGACTCCAG CTATGACCGAGGGGCCACGGTGGCCGGCGTGGTGGGAGTTGGGCGGCTGATCACGGGCATGGaccgggggctgcagggcatGTGTGTGAACGAGCGGCGCCACCTCATCGTGCCGCCCCACCTGGGCTACGGCAGCATCGGCGTGG CGGGGCTGATCCCCCCAGATGCCACCCTGTACTTCGATGTTGTCATGCTGGACATCTGGAACAAGAATGACAAGCTGCAGATCACCACACTGTCCAAACCCGAGCGCTGCAACCGCACGGTGGAGAACTCGGACTTCGTGCGGTACCACTACAATGGCACACTGCTGGATGGGACCCCTTTTGACTCCAG CTACAGCAAGGGCAGCACCTATGACACCTACGTGGGCACTGGGTGGCTGATCAAGGGCATGgaccaggggctgctgggcatGTGTGCTGGGGAGAAGAGGAGCATCATCATCCCCCCATTCCTGGCCTATGGGGAGAAGGGCTATG GGACCGTGATCCCACCGCAGGCATCGCTGGTGTTCAGCGTGCTGCTGGTGGATTTCCACAATCCCAAAGATGGTGTCTTTCTGGAGCACCTGGAGGTGCCAGAGTCCTGCAAGCGCCGGGCTGTGACTGGGGACTTCGTGCGCTACCACTACAACGGGACGCTCATGGATGGGACACTCTTTGACTCCAG TTACTCCCGCAATCAAACCTACAACACCTACATTGGGAAGGGCTACATCATCCCTGGCATGGatcaggggctgcagggggtcTGCATGGGAGAGCAGCGGCGAGTGGTCATCCCCCCACACCTGGCTTACGGGGAGAATGGCGCAG GAGATAAAATTCCCGGCTCAGCTGTGCTTATCTTTGATGTCCACATCATCGACTTCCACAACCCTGCGGACCCGGTGGAGATTGAGACCGTGTTCCGGCCCGAGGGCTGCAATGTCACCACCCGCAACCGTGACTTTGTCCGCTACCACTACAACTGCTCCTTGCTGGACGGCACTCGGCTCTTCTCCTC CCATGACTACGAGAAGCCCCAGGAGGTAACTCTGGGGGCCAACAAGGTGATCGAGGGGCTGAACAGTGGCCTCCTGCACATGTGTACAGGGGAGAGGCGGGTGCTCATCGTGCCCCCACACCTGGGCCACGGGGAGAGCGGAG CCCGGGGGGTGCCTGGCAGTGCCGTGCTTCGCTTCGAGGTGGAGCTGATCTCCATGGAGGAGGGGGTTCCCGAGGGCTACCTCTTCATCTGGCACGGGGAGCCACCAGTCAACCTGTATGAGCAGATGGACCTCGACAAGGATGGGGGGATCCCCGCTGAAGAG tTCTCCACCTTCATCAAGACCCAGGTGGCAGAGAAGAAAGGCCGCCTCATGCCCAGCTCTGACCCAGAGAAAGTCATTGCTGACATGTTCCGGAACCAGGACCGCAACCAGGATGGGAAGATCACACCTGATGAGCTGAAGCTCAAGTCAGATGAGGACCAGGAGAAGATTCATGAGGAGCTCTGA
- the P3H4 gene encoding synaptonemal complex protein SC65 translates to MFITAGSSLGGTCGSPEGLTAPTVGTPPPARCLRPRTVMLGAPRSVRAPRAPRAALRAFRGAGGAGLFGRLLLRAGCLRACKRELPVFQLRYPPAQTLRDFQRRQPYQYLHYALFKSNKIEKAVSAAHTFLQKNPKHEMTLRYLNYYRTVLDVDEYLVDLEAQPYEPIFVRSVKLYNSGDFRSSAADMEQALAEYYKAYEDCLAGCEGAYELQEFKDFYPAIADHFVSVLQCKVDCETELTPNVGGYFVEKFVATMYHYLQFAYYKLNDVQDAVRSVSSYMLFDPGDTVMQQNLVYYRFHRERWHLRDQDFKPRPEAVRYHNQTATQKKMLEFARQYLQDDDEMELDGGEGSEVLDLPSDGEFEGEGDYEEGFFAEWWQEPKTKGDKDNQEILR, encoded by the exons ATGTTcatcactgctgggagcagcctggggggaACGTGTGGGTCTCCCGAGGGCCTCACTGCGCCAA CGGTGGGGACACCTCCGCCGGCCCGCTGCCTGCGCCCGCGCACGGTGATGCTGGGGGCCCCCCGCTCCGTGCGCGCCCCCCGAGCGCCCCGCGCAGCCCTGCGCGCATTCCGCGGCGCCGGCGGAGCC gggctcttcgGGCGTCTGCTGCTCCGCGCCGGCTGCCTGCGCGCCTGCAAGCGGGAACTGCCCGTGTTCCAGCTGCGCTACCCGCCGGCGCAGACCCTGCGCGATTTCCAACGCCGCCAGCCCTACCAGTACCTGCACTACGCGCTCTTCAAG TCAAATAAGATCGAGAAAGCAGTGTCTGCTGCCCACACCTTCCTgcagaaaaaccccaagcatGAGATGACCTTGAGGTACCTGAACTACTACAGAACGGTGCTGGATGTGGATGAATACCTGGTTGACCTGGAAGCTCAGCCCTATGAG CCGATATTTGTGCGGTCAGTGAAGCTGTACAACAGCGGGGATTTCCGGAGCAGCGCAGCCGACATGGAGCAGGCGCTGGCCGAGTACTACAAGGCATATGAGGACTGTCTGGCCGGCTGCGAGGGTGCCTATGAGCTCCAAGAGTTCAAGGACTTCTACCCTGCCATTGCAG ACCACTTTGTGAGCGTGCTGCAATGCAAGGTGGACTGTGAGACCGAGCTCACCCCCAATGTGGGTGGCTACTTCGTGGAGAAGTTTGTGGCCACCATGTACCACTACCTGCAGTTCGCTTACTACAAAT TGAACGATGTGCAGGACGCGGTGCGCAGCGTCTCCAGCTACATGCTCTTCGACCCGGGGGACACAGTGATGCAGCAGAACCTGGTGTACTACCGCTTCCACCGCGAGCGCTGGCACCTGCGGGACCAGGACTTCAAGCCTCGGCCG gaagCCGTGAGGTACCACAACCAGACAGCCACTCAGAAGAAGATGCTGGAATTCGCCCGGCAGTACCTGCAGGATGATGATGAG atggAGCTGGATGGTGGTGAGGGGTCAGAGGTGCTGGACCTGCCCTCTGATGGCGAGTTTGAGGGTGAAGGTGACTATGAGGAAGGCTTCTTCGCAGAGTGGTGGCAGGAACCCAAGACCAAAGGAGACAAAGACAACCAAG AGATCCTACGATGA